CCTGGCTGATGCATGGAAAGCGGCCCTGGCCGGTGATCCGCTCTCATCTTTTGGAGGCGTGATCATCACAAATACACTGGTTGATCAGGAAACTGCAGCAGAAATCAATAAACTCTTCTTCGAAGTAATCATTGCTCCTGATTATGAGCAAAGTGCACTACAGTTGCTAAAGCAAAAGAAAAACAGAATCATCCTGCGACATAAAAGTTTCCATCCAGAGGGACGACAGTTCAAATCGCTGCTAAACGGGGTACTCGAACAGGAAAAGGACACTACTACTGAATCTGAGCTACAACTTAATATCGTAACCACAGCACAACCAACCCACCATGAAATTGAAGATTTACTCTTTGCTAATAAAATTGTAAAGCACACCAAATCCAATGCTATTGTTTTAGTAAAAAACAAACAGCTGGTGGGAAGCGGAATAGGCCAGACATCAAGGGTGGATGCGGTAAAACAGGCGATCGAAAAAGCCAATGCGTTTGGATTTGACCTTAAAGGTGCAGTAATGGCCTCCGATGCTTTTTTCCCCTTTTCCGATTCTATCGAAATTGCACATAGAGCCGGCATAAGCGCAGTTATTCAACCCGGTGGCTCTGTAAAGGATAACGAATCCATTGAATTTTGCAATAAATCGGAAATTTCAATGGCTTTTACAGGAATACGACATTTCAAGCATTAAAAAGAGTAGTTTTGCGTTTGCTTAAACAATCAAGCATATTGACTAAGTGAATTATCGAACAATATTTTGAGCTAATAATACTATGGGTTTATTTTCATTTTTTACAAGAGAAATCGCTATTGACCTTGGCACAGCCAACACCATTATTATATATAACGATAAAGTAGTTGTTGACGAACCATCAATTGTAGCCATTGAGCGCAGTTCTGGCAAAATCATCGCCGTGGGCAAGCGCGCCCAGATGATGCACGGGAAAACGCACGAAAACATCAAAACCATCAGGCCGCTGCGCGACGGTGTGATTGCCGATTTTCAGGCCGCTGAATTTATGATCAGAGAGATGATCAAAATGATCGGTATTCGTAATTCACTGTTTCCACCTGCATTAAAGATGGTAATTTGTATCCCTTCCGGGATAACCGAAGTGGAGGAGAGAGCGGTAAAAGACTCGGCTGAGCAGGCCGGCGCCAAAGAGGTCAAACTCATCCATGAACCCATGGCAGCAGCAATCGGTATCGGAATTGACGTGCTTGAACCCACCGGCAATATGATCATCGACATCGGTGGTGGTACCAGCGAAATTGCTGTAATTGCGCTTGGCGGTATTGTAAACAACAAATCCATCCGTATTGCCGGCGACGATTTCAATGCCGACATCGAGGAGTACATGCGCAAACAACACAATATTAATATCGGCGAACGCACAGCTGAACGAATTAAAATTGAAGTAGGAGCAGCCATGCCGGAACTGGACAATCCACCCGATGATTTTGCCGTTCACGGTCGTGATATGCTCACCGGCATCCCCAAAGAAATTATTGTAAACTACACCGAAATTGCCCACTGTCTCGACAAATCCATTTCAAAAATTGAAACGGCAGTGCTACAGGCACTCGAGATGACACCTCCGGAGTTGTCGGCCGACATCTTCAGAACCGGGATCTACCTGGCCGGGGGTGGCTCCATGCTCAGAGGACTAGATAAACGTTTGCACCTGAAAACCAAGCTGCCAATCCATGTAGCCGAAGACCCTTTGAGAGCTGTGGCACGCGGTACAGGTATTGCCCTTAAGAACTTCGATAAATTCACCTTCCTGATAAAGTGATCCGGAAAGTAAATCATATTTTAATGCCAACCCCGCATAAGTAAAACCCGCTAGCGCAAATGCAAAATTTATTCGCATTTATCTGGAAATATTCATTTTACTTCCTGTTTTTGCTGCTAATGGTTATCTCGTTTGTGATGATGGTCCAAAACAATTATTACCAAAAGACGGTGGCCATCAACAGCACAAATGGAATCACCGGTAATATCCTATCGGTTGTAGATAATTTTTCAGATTATCTCACCCTGCGGTATGCCAATCAAAAGCTGGCTGAAGAAAATGCACGACTACTGGCGGGATCTAAAGACGCTTATCTTTACCTGGGAACTGAAAAAATCAACAGCAATGACAGTGGCTATTTAAGACAATACGATTATGTGGCCGCAAAAGTTATCAGCAACTCTGTCAACCGACGAAACAATTACATGAAACTTAATAAAGGCAGGCTGCAGGGGATAAAACCCAACATGGCTGTAATTGCCCCTGATGGCGTGGTGGGACAGGTTATCGAAGTTTCCACTCATTTCAGTTCGGTGATGTCCGTTTTAAACCGTAATTCACGTGTGAGCGCAAAACTGAAAAGCTCCAACCAGGTTGGATCACTGCAATGGGACGGAGAAAATTACAGAATGGGAAAATTGATTGACATTCCGTCACACGTTCAGATTATAGTTGGTGATTCGGTTGTTACAAGCGGTTTTTCCCATGTATTTCCTGAAGGTCGCCTGATTGGGGTTGTTGAAAATTTCCGGCTTGACCCCGGTGAAAACTTTTATC
This is a stretch of genomic DNA from Bacteroidales bacterium. It encodes these proteins:
- a CDS encoding rod shape-determining protein yields the protein MGLFSFFTREIAIDLGTANTIIIYNDKVVVDEPSIVAIERSSGKIIAVGKRAQMMHGKTHENIKTIRPLRDGVIADFQAAEFMIREMIKMIGIRNSLFPPALKMVICIPSGITEVEERAVKDSAEQAGAKEVKLIHEPMAAAIGIGIDVLEPTGNMIIDIGGGTSEIAVIALGGIVNNKSIRIAGDDFNADIEEYMRKQHNINIGERTAERIKIEVGAAMPELDNPPDDFAVHGRDMLTGIPKEIIVNYTEIAHCLDKSISKIETAVLQALEMTPPELSADIFRTGIYLAGGGSMLRGLDKRLHLKTKLPIHVAEDPLRAVARGTGIALKNFDKFTFLIK
- the mreC gene encoding rod shape-determining protein MreC, with product MQNLFAFIWKYSFYFLFLLLMVISFVMMVQNNYYQKTVAINSTNGITGNILSVVDNFSDYLTLRYANQKLAEENARLLAGSKDAYLYLGTEKINSNDSGYLRQYDYVAAKVISNSVNRRNNYMKLNKGRLQGIKPNMAVIAPDGVVGQVIEVSTHFSSVMSVLNRNSRVSAKLKSSNQVGSLQWDGENYRMGKLIDIPSHVQIIVGDSVVTSGFSHVFPEGRLIGVVENFRLDPGENFYQVKVRFTVDFNKLSYVYVVKNVLIDELMILQKSETQN